GACCTCGCTTGATACCGGATTCTCGCGATTCCCGGTTTATGAAGGGGAACTGGATCAGATCAAGGGAATAGTCTATGTGATGGACCTGATTCACCAGTCCGGGAAAAACCCTGAACTCAAGGTGAGTGAAATACTGAGGGAGACCCTGCTGGTTCCTGAAAACAAGAAAATCACAGAGATCATGACAGAAATGAAAAAACGCAAGCTCCATCTGGTGGTCGTGATCGACGAATACGGCGGCATGGCCGGCATCATCACCATGGACGACATCCTGGAAGAGATTTTCGGGGAACTGATGGATGAATTCGACCGGGAAGAGCCGGATTTCCTGCCCCTGGACCACGACAAGATCCTGGTAAATGCCAGGGTCTCGATAGAAGAGATCAACAACAATCTGGACTTTGCGATTCCAGACAGCGACGAATACGAAACCCTGGCCGGCTACCTTTTCATGAAATTCGGCTATGTCCCGAAAAAGGGTGAGCAGATCGTGATCGGAGGAGTGGGCAGGATCGAAATTTTTGATGCCAACACCAGTTCCATCAGAAAGGTGATCCTGGAGAAATTCAAGGATCTTCAACAGTGAATCGGAAAAAGAATAAAACTTTCAGCAGGATGAAAAGTTATTTTCTGGCAGGGGAAACTCTGTCAGAAGCCGCGGGAAAAAAACTGCTTCTCAAGCTCCGGGGCTATTTCATTTCCGGACTTGTCTTTCTGCTGCCGTTCGTGGTGACGATTTTTGTACTTTTCCAGATTCTGCAGGTGGCTGACAACATTATGGGACCGGCCATCAAGCACCTGATCGGCAGGAGGATTCCAGGACTCGGCATTATTACAACTGTGGCTTTCATCATTTTAACCGGCCTGGTAGCAAAGAAAGCCGGGGAAGGTTTTTATAATTACCTGGCCTCTTTTTTCATGAAGATACCCCTGGCCCGCTGGCTGATCACCATCACCAAAGAACTCAGCGATTTTCTGATGACAAAGCGGCAGATGCTCTTTCGCTGTGTTTTAATGGTCGAATATCCCAGAAAGGGTGTTTTTTCAATCGGATTTGAAGTCGCCGATGCTCCGCTTGAGCTGAACGAGTGCACTGGACAGGATCTGGTGAGTGTCTTTATTCCCACAACCCCCAACCCCACCTCAGGACTTCTGGTCTTTTTTCCGAAAAAAGAAGTAAGGAAGCTTGAGATGGGCGTGGATATTGCCATGAAACTGGTGATATCCGGCGGAATCGTAACCAACGAGGTCTGACCTGACCAGCGGCTGCCATTAGCCCCTTAAAGCTTCAACATTTTTCAGGGGAGTGGCATGAAAAAATCTTTGCTTTTTCTGGCTTTCATTTTTTCCATACTCAGCGGCTTCACATATTATCAGAGAAACGGTCTGGTGACTGAAGTCGATCAGGCCTGCGAGAATTTTCTGGCAGGTTACGCCAATCTTTCCGGCCTTGAGGAACGCCTGATCGCTTTGAAGCAGTCAGACAAGCCCTCTAGCGGAAATTCCCAGGAAATTACCGAAGCCGAGTATCACTTGCGGATGATCAAGATGGAAGCGGACACGCTGTATAAGAAAATTTCCAGGCGGATCGAGGAAAAAAGCAAGGAAGGATATAATCTTCTTTATTGGATGAAAGGCAAAGAACTGGAAGAAAATTACCAGGATCTATGCGGCCTGAATCAGCGGATTGGACAGCTGATTCACAATGACGGGCAGCCGATCCCAGACTACAGCGAAAGCAGAAATGTGCTGGTGGGA
This DNA window, taken from Candidatus Wallbacteria bacterium, encodes the following:
- a CDS encoding DUF502 domain-containing protein, translating into MKSYFLAGETLSEAAGKKLLLKLRGYFISGLVFLLPFVVTIFVLFQILQVADNIMGPAIKHLIGRRIPGLGIITTVAFIILTGLVAKKAGEGFYNYLASFFMKIPLARWLITITKELSDFLMTKRQMLFRCVLMVEYPRKGVFSIGFEVADAPLELNECTGQDLVSVFIPTTPNPTSGLLVFFPKKEVRKLEMGVDIAMKLVISGGIVTNEV